The following coding sequences are from one Bacteroidia bacterium window:
- a CDS encoding uroporphyrinogen-III synthase translates to MKIRKILISQPEPQTEKSPYFDLATKFNLKIDFKPFIHIEGVSVREFRQQRINIPDYTALIFTSRAAVDHFFRICEEMRITMPDTMKYFCVTESIAFYIQKYVVYRKRKIFYGNNNFADLMEYIIKHKEENFLIPLTDPHKSDMTAILNKQNIKNTIGYFYRTVSSDMTQVNLDDYDIVVFFSPIGIKSLFENFPKFEQKDLCIGTFGPTTAKAALEAGLRLDIQAPSPESPSITAALECFIKKCSKEK, encoded by the coding sequence TTGAAAATCCGAAAGATTTTAATTTCCCAACCGGAACCACAAACCGAAAAGTCGCCATACTTCGACTTGGCAACTAAATTCAATTTAAAAATTGATTTTAAACCGTTTATTCATATTGAAGGAGTTTCAGTTAGGGAATTCAGGCAACAAAGAATAAATATTCCGGATTATACTGCCCTTATTTTTACCAGCCGTGCTGCAGTTGATCACTTCTTCCGAATTTGCGAAGAAATGAGAATCACTATGCCCGACACAATGAAGTATTTTTGTGTAACAGAATCAATAGCATTCTATATTCAAAAATATGTAGTTTACCGCAAACGAAAAATATTTTATGGCAATAATAATTTTGCCGACTTAATGGAATATATAATAAAGCATAAAGAAGAAAACTTCTTAATTCCTCTTACAGATCCACATAAATCTGATATGACTGCCATACTTAATAAACAGAATATTAAAAATACCATCGGCTATTTTTACAGAACTGTAAGTAGTGACATGACACAGGTGAATCTTGATGATTATGATATTGTTGTATTCTTTAGCCCGATTGGAATAAAATCATTATTCGAAAACTTCCCAAAATTTGAACAGAAAGATCTTTGTATTGGCACTTTTGGTCCAACAACAGCAAAGGCAGCTTTAGAAGCAGGTTTGCGACTTGATATTCAGGCTCCATCGCCCGAGTCACCTTCAATTACCGCTGCATTGGAATGTTTTATTAAAAAATGCTCTAAAGAAAAATAG
- a CDS encoding ribonuclease P protein component, translating to MPFKFGKAEHLKSEKSITLIINEGFSFVIFPLKIRWMLVPKTEKATIKCAFSVPKRKFKKAVDRNYIKRIMRESYRLNKNELVSIVNNKEVQMNILLTYIGDDVPNFQFIESKIILTLQRLIKLNEKSDNSGINISGKNL from the coding sequence ATGCCTTTCAAATTCGGAAAAGCTGAACATCTTAAAAGCGAAAAAAGTATTACTCTTATTATAAATGAAGGTTTTTCATTTGTGATTTTTCCTTTGAAAATACGATGGATGCTTGTTCCAAAAACTGAAAAGGCAACAATTAAATGTGCTTTTAGCGTACCGAAAAGAAAATTTAAAAAAGCTGTCGACAGAAATTATATTAAACGCATTATGCGTGAATCTTATCGACTTAATAAAAATGAGTTGGTTTCTATAGTAAATAATAAAGAAGTTCAAATGAATATTCTTTTAACATATATTGGGGATGATGTGCCAAATTTTCAATTTATTGAATCTAAAATAATCTTAACTTTACAGCGTTTAATAAAACTGAATGAAAAAAGCGATAACAGCGGTATTAATATTTCTGGTAAAAATTTATAA
- a CDS encoding VOC family protein, whose product MNIPLQFHHIGVATNCIEKTRDQYILLGYSSNEIVIDTVQNVKLCFLKKEGHPVIELIEAVDEKSPVNQIVSKVGVTPYHICYSSKDIQKSIEILKKIKFVLLKQPCVASGMNNNLICFMYHKDLGLIEIVEEK is encoded by the coding sequence ATGAATATCCCTTTACAATTTCATCATATTGGTGTTGCTACAAATTGCATTGAGAAAACAAGGGATCAATATATTTTACTTGGGTATTCATCAAATGAGATTGTAATTGATACAGTTCAAAATGTAAAGCTTTGTTTCTTAAAAAAAGAAGGTCATCCGGTTATAGAACTGATAGAAGCCGTTGATGAAAAATCACCCGTAAATCAAATTGTAAGTAAAGTTGGTGTAACACCATACCATATATGTTATTCATCTAAAGATATTCAAAAATCAATTGAGATATTAAAGAAAATAAAATTTGTATTGCTTAAACAACCATGTGTAGCTTCAGGAATGAATAACAATTTGATTTGTTTTATGTATCATAAAGACCTAGGATTAATCGAAATAGTTGAAGAAAAATGA
- a CDS encoding HAD-IIIC family phosphatase, whose protein sequence is MEGLKYHIFRNSTIEILFEPFNVSYGGYNDIAHIPAADAYLWFFLLPINTDIETLTNEIKLFSDGIEYILSNIPSTKQIIAFDLIDLLNYRWQNADFRVKNAINNYNNKLYQLTSQHSNLKVFEFSDFLSQHHHQTFIDWKFYYISQTIISPKLAKPFQLWFSEKINALLSKRKKCLILDLDNTLWGGVLGEDGIHGIKLGNSYPGNSFVDFQKAILEANKNGIILAICSKNNESDVFEAFEKHPQMILKRSNFSAYRINWNNKAANIAELATELNIGIDSFVFLDDSPVERSFVINSLPDVVVPDFPKQPYELLSFFNDVYKKYFQIYLLTNEDKTKTLQYQENKIRNDFKNNFTDTESFIKNLNIEISVSLANSFNISRIAQMTQKTNQFNLTTKRYSENEIQNFIDNKHIVICASVKDKFGDNGITALCISKIDLTSKKAYIDTFLMSCRILGRNIENVFLSYVLNKLHNKGIVEVEASFIKSAKNMQVENFYDNFGFSLSDNTDNIKQYVLRINKTQEIKDYYKIIEPV, encoded by the coding sequence ATGGAAGGATTAAAATATCACATTTTCAGGAATAGTACTATTGAAATCCTTTTTGAACCATTTAATGTTTCATATGGAGGATATAATGACATCGCACATATACCAGCTGCTGATGCTTATTTATGGTTTTTTTTGCTTCCCATAAATACAGATATTGAAACTTTAACAAATGAAATTAAACTTTTCTCTGATGGTATTGAATATATTCTTTCAAATATTCCATCTACTAAACAAATTATAGCATTTGACTTAATTGATCTTTTAAATTACCGTTGGCAGAACGCTGACTTTAGAGTTAAAAATGCCATTAACAATTATAACAATAAGCTTTATCAGCTTACCTCACAACATTCTAATTTAAAGGTTTTCGAATTTTCTGATTTTCTTAGCCAACATCATCATCAAACATTTATCGACTGGAAATTTTATTACATTTCTCAGACCATTATTAGCCCTAAACTTGCCAAACCTTTTCAACTTTGGTTCTCAGAAAAAATAAATGCTCTGCTCTCAAAGCGAAAAAAGTGTCTGATTCTTGACCTTGACAACACACTGTGGGGTGGTGTTCTTGGTGAGGATGGAATTCATGGGATTAAACTCGGAAACTCATACCCGGGAAATTCATTTGTCGACTTTCAGAAAGCTATTTTAGAAGCAAATAAAAACGGTATAATTTTAGCAATTTGTAGTAAAAACAACGAATCCGATGTTTTTGAAGCTTTTGAAAAACACCCACAGATGATCTTAAAAAGATCTAACTTTTCTGCATACAGGATAAATTGGAATAACAAAGCAGCAAATATTGCCGAGCTAGCAACTGAGTTGAATATTGGAATTGATTCCTTTGTGTTTTTAGATGACAGTCCAGTAGAACGTTCATTTGTCATCAACTCATTACCTGATGTGGTAGTTCCCGATTTCCCTAAGCAGCCTTATGAGTTACTATCATTTTTCAATGACGTATACAAGAAATATTTCCAGATCTATTTATTAACAAATGAAGATAAAACAAAGACATTACAATATCAGGAAAATAAAATCAGAAACGATTTTAAAAATAATTTTACAGATACAGAAAGCTTTATTAAAAATCTAAATATAGAAATTTCGGTATCTTTAGCAAATTCTTTTAACATTTCTCGCATTGCTCAAATGACCCAAAAGACAAATCAATTCAACTTAACTACTAAACGATATTCCGAAAACGAAATTCAAAATTTTATTGATAATAAACATATTGTTATTTGTGCTTCAGTAAAAGATAAATTTGGCGATAACGGTATAACTGCACTTTGTATTTCTAAAATTGACCTAACCAGCAAAAAAGCGTATATTGATACTTTCTTAATGAGCTGTAGAATACTCGGCAGAAACATTGAAAATGTATTTTTGTCATATGTGTTGAATAAACTGCACAATAAAGGGATTGTAGAAGTTGAGGCTTCTTTTATAAAATCAGCTAAAAACATGCAGGTTGAAAACTTTTATGATAATTTTGGTTTTTCCTTATCAGATAATACTGATAATATCAAACAATATGTACTTAGAATAAACAAAACACAAGAAATAAAGGATTATTACAAAATAATTGAACCCGTTTAA
- a CDS encoding DUF4271 domain-containing protein, producing the protein MPINQVIIYDTLITRRDSVTRSVIDPFIVASNKDLTVNESNLSFLNNHWLPIINSEKQRENYQTVKVLSTKKVINPSKYYFEGSYDWLILLIVFLALLLAWIRIYYNKVIIRTFESTINQQSARKLIDEKSNILQKASAFLTGLYILSSGLFVFEFLNFFHFNIFDIKGFKLFIFCIISVFIFYIIKSFFYWITGVLVKSERESHEFISNGNIFYKSIGIILLPLVSTIPYVPDYVAEILLYSGVALFIVSFIMRVIRGFVVSFRFRLSLFYSFLYFCALEILPVLYVYQFIRNIY; encoded by the coding sequence TTGCCAATAAATCAGGTAATAATATATGACACTTTAATAACCAGAAGAGATTCGGTTACAAGATCTGTTATTGATCCATTTATTGTTGCTTCAAACAAAGATTTAACGGTTAATGAGAGCAACTTGTCTTTTTTAAATAATCATTGGTTACCAATTATTAACAGTGAAAAACAACGCGAAAATTATCAAACAGTAAAAGTTTTATCTACAAAAAAAGTTATTAATCCCTCAAAATACTATTTTGAAGGCAGTTACGATTGGTTGATTTTATTAATAGTATTTTTAGCTTTATTATTAGCCTGGATTAGAATATATTACAATAAGGTGATTATTCGCACATTTGAATCAACCATTAACCAACAATCTGCCAGAAAATTAATTGACGAAAAATCTAATATTCTTCAAAAGGCTTCAGCGTTTCTTACTGGCTTATATATACTTAGCTCTGGACTTTTTGTTTTTGAATTTTTAAATTTCTTTCATTTTAATATTTTTGATATAAAAGGCTTTAAACTTTTTATTTTTTGCATTATCTCGGTATTCATTTTTTATATAATTAAATCTTTTTTCTACTGGATAACAGGGGTTTTAGTAAAATCAGAAAGAGAATCTCATGAGTTTATAAGTAATGGAAATATTTTTTACAAATCGATTGGAATAATTCTTTTACCACTTGTTTCTACAATTCCATACGTGCCCGATTATGTTGCCGAAATCCTTTTGTATAGCGGAGTTGCGCTTTTTATTGTGTCATTTATAATGCGGGTAATCAGAGGTTTTGTTGTAAGTTTTCGATTTAGGCTTTCTTTGTTTTATTCTTTTTTGTATTTTTGTGCCTTGGAAATTTTACCTGTTCTATATGTTTACCAATTTATTCGAAATATATATTAA
- a CDS encoding methyltransferase domain-containing protein: MTFEEILYYFKKKYAVISKSILLNLENDKDFYKFSENWYNETIHFLNSTNTSYKPENAVDSFARICLEHIKYQSFLIRKGYYTDSAYEDINQKVYQSEEVMNKYYLPGLRLSYCFWRNHYTLWLFYENWVKEWKNPNGDFLEVGIGHGSYINSALCNSYVNADGYDISNHSVKWTQDFIKFKEVHDTRYTLFTKAYEFNGKQYDYIVCGELLEHIPNPENLILELKKGLKQNGEMHLTTVINSAAIDHLYLFKTVDEIRNMIDNCGLSIEKELILPLQEMSEEKLLENKVPINYGVITTWKD; encoded by the coding sequence ATGACATTCGAAGAAATTTTATATTATTTCAAGAAGAAATATGCTGTTATAAGCAAAAGTATATTGTTAAATCTGGAAAACGATAAAGATTTTTACAAATTCAGTGAAAATTGGTATAACGAAACCATACATTTTTTAAATTCTACAAACACATCCTATAAACCTGAAAATGCTGTTGATTCTTTTGCCCGTATTTGTCTAGAACACATAAAATATCAATCGTTTCTTATCAGAAAAGGATATTATACCGACTCAGCATATGAAGACATAAACCAGAAAGTATATCAGTCTGAAGAAGTAATGAATAAATATTATTTGCCAGGTTTAAGACTTTCTTATTGTTTTTGGAGAAACCATTATACCTTATGGTTATTTTATGAAAACTGGGTTAAAGAATGGAAAAATCCTAATGGTGATTTTCTGGAAGTTGGAATCGGACATGGATCCTATATAAATAGCGCACTCTGTAACTCTTATGTAAACGCTGATGGATATGATATAAGTAACCACTCTGTTAAGTGGACTCAGGATTTTATAAAGTTTAAGGAAGTCCATGATACGCGTTATACATTATTTACTAAAGCATATGAATTTAATGGCAAACAATACGATTATATTGTATGTGGTGAACTTTTAGAGCATATCCCTAACCCCGAAAACTTAATACTTGAACTGAAGAAAGGTCTTAAGCAAAATGGAGAAATGCATTTAACAACTGTTATTAATTCTGCAGCTATTGATCATTTATATTTATTTAAAACGGTTGATGAAATAAGGAACATGATTGACAACTGTGGCTTATCAATAGAAAAAGAGCTTATACTGCCCTTACAGGAGATGAGTGAAGAAAAACTATTAGAAAACAAGGTTCCAATTAACTATGGAGTTATAACAACATGGAAGGATTAA
- a CDS encoding glycine--tRNA ligase translates to MTQEELFKKIISHSKEYGFIFPSSEVYDGLAAVYDYGQLGSLLKNNIREYWWKSMVQLHENIVGIDSAIFMHPTIWKASGHVDAFNDPLIDNKDSKKRYRADVLIEEHLAKIEDKINKEVEKAAKRFGETFDSAMFISTNPRVVEYKNKLDSIKSRFAKALNDNNLADVKAIIEEEGIVCPISGTRNWTDVRQFNLMFSTQMGSVTDDAGTIFLRPETAQGIFVNFLNVYKTGRMKIPFGIAQTGKAFRNEIVARQFIFRMREFEQMEMQFFVKPGEEMKWFEYWKITRKKWHLSLGIPEIKYRFHDHEKLAHYANAATDIEFEFPFGFKELEGIHSRTDFDLNQHQQFSGKKLQYFDSETNESYVPYVVETSIGLDRTFLAILSYAYNEEKLEDGSERMVLRIPPVLSPIKVAVLPLVKRDGMPEKAHEIMDSLKLNFMCQYDEKDTVGRRYRRQDAIGTPYCITIDQQTLEDNTVTIRERDSMKQERITISQISSIVSEKLNLEKHFKTILA, encoded by the coding sequence ATGACGCAAGAAGAACTTTTTAAAAAAATCATCAGTCACTCAAAAGAATATGGATTTATCTTCCCTTCAAGTGAAGTATATGATGGATTAGCTGCTGTTTACGACTATGGCCAACTTGGCTCTCTTTTAAAAAACAATATACGCGAATACTGGTGGAAAAGCATGGTTCAGCTTCATGAAAACATTGTAGGCATTGATTCTGCAATTTTTATGCATCCAACCATCTGGAAAGCTTCGGGTCACGTTGATGCTTTTAATGATCCATTAATTGACAATAAAGATTCTAAGAAACGTTATCGTGCTGATGTACTTATTGAAGAACATTTAGCTAAGATTGAAGATAAAATAAATAAAGAAGTCGAAAAAGCTGCAAAACGTTTCGGCGAAACTTTTGATAGTGCTATGTTTATTTCAACAAACCCAAGAGTAGTTGAATACAAAAATAAACTCGACTCTATTAAAAGCCGCTTTGCAAAAGCATTAAACGACAACAATCTTGCTGATGTAAAAGCTATTATTGAAGAAGAAGGCATAGTTTGTCCAATTTCTGGAACCCGCAACTGGACAGATGTTCGCCAGTTTAACCTTATGTTTTCAACTCAAATGGGATCTGTTACTGATGATGCAGGAACTATTTTTCTTCGTCCCGAGACAGCCCAGGGAATTTTTGTAAACTTTTTGAATGTATACAAAACCGGAAGAATGAAAATTCCGTTTGGTATCGCACAAACAGGAAAAGCATTCAGAAACGAAATAGTTGCACGACAGTTTATTTTCCGTATGCGCGAATTTGAACAAATGGAAATGCAATTTTTTGTTAAACCAGGTGAAGAAATGAAATGGTTCGAGTACTGGAAAATCACCCGCAAAAAATGGCATTTATCTTTAGGTATTCCTGAAATTAAATATCGTTTTCACGATCATGAAAAGCTAGCACATTATGCAAATGCAGCAACCGATATAGAATTCGAATTTCCATTCGGATTTAAAGAATTAGAAGGTATTCATTCTCGTACCGATTTTGATTTAAACCAGCATCAACAATTCAGCGGAAAAAAATTACAGTATTTCGATTCAGAAACAAATGAAAGTTATGTGCCTTATGTTGTAGAAACATCAATTGGCTTAGACCGTACATTCCTTGCAATATTAAGTTATGCTTATAACGAAGAAAAACTTGAAGACGGATCAGAACGAATGGTTTTAAGAATTCCTCCTGTATTATCACCTATTAAAGTGGCTGTTTTACCATTGGTAAAACGCGATGGTATGCCAGAAAAAGCACATGAAATTATGGATTCACTTAAACTCAATTTTATGTGCCAGTATGACGAAAAAGACACAGTTGGCAGACGCTATAGAAGACAAGATGCAATCGGAACACCATACTGCATAACAATTGACCAACAAACATTAGAAGATAATACAGTTACTATTCGCGAACGTGACAGTATGAAGCAAGAACGGATTACGATTTCACAGATTAGTTCGATTGTTTCTGAAAAACTCAATCTGGAGAAACATTTTAAAACAATTCTTGCATAA
- the yidD gene encoding membrane protein insertion efficiency factor YidD, with amino-acid sequence MKKAITAVLIFLVKIYKYVISPVLPNSCRYTPTCSAFAIEALQKHGPFKGTTLSIKRILSCNPWGGHGYDPVP; translated from the coding sequence ATGAAAAAAGCGATAACAGCGGTATTAATATTTCTGGTAAAAATTTATAAGTATGTCATTTCGCCAGTGTTACCAAATTCATGTCGCTATACTCCTACTTGTTCTGCTTTTGCAATAGAAGCTCTTCAAAAACATGGACCTTTTAAAGGCACTACTTTATCAATAAAAAGAATTTTATCATGTAATCCATGGGGAGGACATGGTTACGATCCGGTACCTTAA
- a CDS encoding acyl carrier protein, with translation MKDKLKNILATSLEMDFVKVTEDISQENSENWDSIHHLIIISAIEEEFSVSVEPEEILEMTDFKSIYELLLKKTA, from the coding sequence ATGAAAGATAAATTAAAGAATATATTAGCCACATCTCTTGAAATGGATTTTGTTAAGGTTACTGAAGACATTTCTCAGGAAAATTCTGAAAACTGGGATTCCATTCATCATTTAATAATAATTTCTGCAATAGAGGAAGAATTTTCAGTATCTGTTGAACCAGAAGAAATTCTTGAAATGACAGATTTTAAATCAATCTATGAATTGCTTTTAAAAAAAACAGCATAA
- a CDS encoding S41 family peptidase, whose translation MKKIFKRIKIWMIATFLGVASLTLVAFDDNTTFEIAKNLDIYYTLFRELNLYYVDDTKPGDLVKKSIDAMLNSLDPYTVFIPESQMEDFRFMTTGQYGGVGALIRKDGDYVVITEPYEGFPAQKNGINAGDIIIEIDGLSIKGKSSSEVSDMLKGQPKTNLKLTLKRPGTADPIEKTIEREEIKIDAVPYYGVISDSIGYINLSSFTESAYSEVKKALVDLKENKGVKSIIFDLRGNPGGLLIEAVNITNLFVEKSEPIVSTKGKVKDWDKNYTASMAPVDTKMPIVVLVNSGSASASEIVSGAIQDLDRGVIIGQRTFGKGLVQTTRPLSYNAKLKITTAKYYTPSGRCIQALDYTHRNPDGSVGKVPDSLVTEFQTKNGRIVYDGGGVSPDVLLESEQLSNLSGSLYSKNLLFDFATEFALKHPSIPKISEFSITDEIYNDFIAFLQDKNCDYETQSEEDLKLLTESTKDEKYFDLVKDEIEVLKKKLAHDRNKDLQVFKPEIEQLLFEEIVSRYYFQKGRMQALLKGDPAMKEAIAILKDKTRYNTILHTTAKK comes from the coding sequence ATGAAAAAGATTTTTAAAAGAATAAAGATTTGGATGATTGCAACTTTTTTAGGAGTTGCATCTCTAACCCTTGTTGCATTTGATGACAACACCACATTTGAAATAGCAAAAAACCTTGACATTTATTATACACTTTTCAGGGAACTTAATTTGTATTATGTTGACGACACAAAACCCGGCGATTTAGTTAAGAAAAGCATAGATGCAATGCTTAATTCATTAGATCCGTACACTGTGTTTATTCCAGAATCACAAATGGAAGATTTCAGGTTTATGACAACCGGACAATATGGTGGTGTAGGTGCTTTAATTAGAAAAGATGGAGATTATGTTGTAATAACTGAGCCTTATGAAGGTTTTCCTGCTCAGAAAAATGGAATAAATGCAGGAGATATTATTATTGAGATAGACGGACTATCTATTAAAGGAAAATCGTCAAGCGAAGTAAGCGACATGCTTAAAGGGCAACCAAAAACAAATTTGAAATTAACTTTAAAAAGACCCGGAACTGCCGACCCTATTGAGAAAACAATAGAAAGAGAAGAAATTAAGATTGATGCTGTTCCTTATTATGGAGTAATTAGTGATAGCATTGGCTATATTAATTTATCTAGTTTTACAGAAAGTGCGTATTCGGAAGTTAAAAAAGCACTTGTAGATTTAAAAGAAAATAAAGGAGTAAAATCAATAATTTTTGACTTACGTGGTAATCCCGGCGGGCTTCTAATAGAAGCGGTAAACATTACTAATTTATTTGTCGAAAAATCTGAGCCAATTGTTAGCACAAAAGGTAAAGTAAAAGACTGGGATAAAAATTATACTGCATCAATGGCACCTGTTGATACTAAAATGCCAATTGTTGTTCTCGTAAATAGCGGTTCGGCTTCAGCTTCAGAAATTGTTTCGGGAGCTATTCAAGACCTCGACAGGGGCGTAATAATCGGTCAACGTACTTTTGGAAAAGGTCTTGTTCAAACAACACGTCCTTTAAGTTATAATGCAAAACTTAAAATTACTACAGCTAAATATTATACCCCAAGCGGTCGTTGTATTCAGGCGCTTGATTATACCCATAGAAACCCTGATGGCAGCGTAGGTAAAGTTCCCGACTCACTAGTAACAGAATTTCAAACAAAAAACGGACGAATAGTTTATGATGGTGGTGGTGTTTCACCTGATGTTTTATTAGAATCGGAACAACTAAGTAATTTGTCTGGAAGCTTATATAGTAAAAATTTATTATTTGATTTTGCAACTGAATTTGCACTTAAACATCCTAGCATTCCTAAAATATCAGAGTTTTCTATTACTGATGAAATTTATAACGATTTTATAGCTTTTCTGCAAGATAAAAATTGTGATTATGAAACTCAAAGTGAAGAAGATTTAAAGCTTCTAACAGAATCAACTAAAGATGAAAAATATTTTGACTTAGTTAAAGACGAAATAGAAGTTTTAAAGAAAAAACTTGCTCATGATAGAAATAAAGATCTTCAGGTATTTAAACCGGAAATAGAACAATTACTATTTGAAGAAATTGTAAGCCGTTACTATTTTCAAAAAGGAAGAATGCAGGCATTACTTAAAGGAGATCCTGCAATGAAAGAAGCTATTGCAATTTTAAAAGACAAAACAAGGTATAATACAATTTTACATACTACTGCTAAAAAGTAA